From Clostridiales bacterium, the proteins below share one genomic window:
- a CDS encoding HAD-IA family hydrolase: MNDLKAIIFDLDGTLLDTLDDLTAAVNHALTTFNLGTLDRSRIRRYVGNGVPKLIERVLYYVTTGDEPDLDNGTFDDRSTFNAVLAVFTQYYDKHNSDLTRPYDGIPEMLEKVKAAGYKSAIVTNKYDGAAQALKAKFFGTVDLVVGEQSGIRPKPAPDGVLRALEVLGVDKSQAIYVGDGETDMKTAENCGMPVVAVTWGFRDRGVLSAFSPDHIIDQPSELITKVLDING, from the coding sequence ATGAACGATTTAAAAGCAATAATATTCGATCTCGACGGTACGCTTTTGGACACGCTCGACGATCTCACGGCGGCGGTCAATCACGCGCTGACGACTTTTAATCTCGGCACGCTCGACCGCAGCCGCATACGCAGGTACGTGGGCAACGGCGTGCCCAAGCTCATAGAGCGCGTGCTGTATTACGTTACGACTGGCGACGAGCCCGACCTCGATAACGGCACGTTCGACGACCGCAGTACGTTCAACGCCGTGCTTGCGGTGTTCACGCAATACTACGATAAACACAACAGCGATCTCACGCGCCCGTACGACGGCATTCCCGAAATGCTCGAAAAAGTCAAGGCGGCGGGATACAAGAGCGCGATCGTCACCAATAAGTACGACGGCGCGGCGCAGGCGTTAAAAGCCAAGTTTTTCGGCACGGTCGATTTGGTGGTGGGCGAGCAGAGCGGGATCCGTCCCAAGCCCGCGCCCGACGGCGTGCTCCGCGCGCTCGAAGTTTTGGGCGTCGACAAGTCGCAGGCGATATACGTAGGCGACGGCGAAACGGACATGAAAACCGCCGAGAACTGCGGTATGCCCGTAGTCGCCGTTACTTGGGGCTTCCGCGACCGCGGCGTGCTTTCGGCGTTCTCGCCCGATCATATAATCGACCAGCCGAGCGAGCTGATTACCAAAGTGCTCGACATAAATGGATAG
- a CDS encoding TetR/AcrR family transcriptional regulator has protein sequence MFDIDGQVKINAGRARSMDLITAALFELLGERAFAEISITEICEKAGVARKTFYRNFDSKLSIVEKLVDRVFYEFLQKYDLKTSGARAIYKYWFEYILCAREFSVIFFDPDLYAFISRKIIEFVQIELSETLHNAAAFDPMLDGYYLNFVAAGIASIMREWMKNDCKTPVKTMVALTDKLIGNLLV, from the coding sequence ATGTTCGATATCGACGGACAAGTTAAGATAAACGCGGGGCGGGCGCGGTCGATGGACCTTATCACGGCGGCGCTGTTCGAGCTTCTCGGCGAGCGGGCGTTCGCCGAGATCTCGATAACCGAGATTTGCGAAAAAGCGGGCGTGGCGCGTAAGACGTTCTACCGAAATTTCGACAGCAAGCTGTCCATTGTCGAAAAGCTTGTCGACAGGGTGTTCTACGAGTTCTTGCAAAAGTACGACCTGAAAACTTCGGGCGCGCGCGCGATATACAAATATTGGTTCGAGTACATACTTTGCGCCCGCGAGTTCTCGGTGATATTTTTCGATCCCGACCTGTACGCGTTCATTTCCCGCAAGATAATCGAGTTCGTGCAAATCGAGCTGAGCGAAACGTTGCACAATGCGGCGGCGTTCGATCCCATGCTCGACGGATACTATCTTAATTTCGTTGCGGCGGGCATCGCTTCGATCATGCGCGAGTGGATGAAAAACGACTGTAAAACTCCCGTTAAGACAATGGTCGCGCTCACCGATAAGCTGATAGGGAATTTGCTCGTGTAG
- a CDS encoding 50S ribosomal protein L9, whose translation MKVILTKDVKAQGKQGDIVEVSDGYARNYLFPNNLAKPATATALNSIKIAKEAEERRRKIEHDEAVELCKKLAGITVTVKIKTGANGKLFGSLNTAAVSDALKELGYDLDKKKIVIAEPIKALGRYVVTIKPFAEVSGKLNVNVVSL comes from the coding sequence ATGAAAGTTATTTTGACCAAGGACGTAAAAGCACAGGGCAAGCAGGGCGATATCGTAGAGGTGTCGGACGGTTACGCGCGGAACTATTTGTTCCCCAACAACCTCGCCAAGCCCGCCACCGCCACCGCGCTCAACAGCATTAAGATCGCCAAGGAAGCGGAGGAGCGCAGGCGCAAGATCGAGCACGACGAGGCGGTCGAGCTGTGCAAAAAACTCGCGGGAATAACGGTTACCGTCAAGATCAAGACGGGCGCGAACGGCAAGCTGTTCGGCTCGCTCAATACCGCGGCGGTCAGCGACGCGCTCAAAGAACTCGGTTACGATCTCGATAAAAAGAAGATAGTTATAGCCGAGCCCATCAAGGCGCTCGGGCGGTACGTAGTTACGATCAAGCCGTTCGCCGAGGTTTCCGGCAAACTGAACGTGAACGTGGTATCGTTGTAA